From a single Anaerolineaceae bacterium oral taxon 439 genomic region:
- a CDS encoding peptide ABC transporter ATP-binding protein — protein sequence MMEKTADPVIRIRDVYKYFKNDVQALRGVSLDIYPGEVVMIIGPSGSGKSTLLRSINRLEKIDEGDILVDNRSVVHDWDINRLRMKVGMVFQQFNLFPHLSVLENVALAQKIVLGRSAEEAEKKALALLDKVGIYEKASAFPLQLSGGQQQRVAIARALAMDPEIMLFDEPTSALDPEMIQEVLEVMVRLANDGMTMVVVSHEMGFARQAADRCVLMDSGKIVEEGPRGELFTNPKEERTKIFLSKIL from the coding sequence ATGATGGAAAAAACGGCTGACCCTGTTATCCGTATTCGCGACGTTTATAAATATTTTAAAAACGACGTTCAGGCGCTTCGCGGCGTGTCGCTTGATATTTATCCGGGCGAAGTCGTCATGATCATCGGCCCGTCCGGATCGGGAAAATCGACGCTTCTTCGAAGTATCAACCGGCTCGAAAAGATCGACGAGGGGGATATTCTCGTCGATAACCGTTCGGTTGTGCATGACTGGGATATCAATCGGCTGCGGATGAAGGTCGGAATGGTCTTTCAGCAGTTTAATCTCTTTCCACATCTGAGCGTCCTGGAGAACGTCGCGCTGGCGCAGAAAATCGTTCTCGGCCGGTCGGCGGAAGAGGCTGAGAAGAAAGCGCTGGCGCTATTGGATAAAGTCGGGATCTACGAGAAGGCGTCCGCGTTCCCCCTTCAGCTTTCCGGCGGTCAGCAGCAGCGCGTCGCGATCGCCCGGGCGTTGGCGATGGATCCGGAGATCATGCTGTTCGACGAACCGACGAGCGCGCTCGATCCGGAGATGATCCAGGAGGTCCTTGAAGTCATGGTCCGGCTGGCGAACGATGGGATGACGATGGTTGTCGTGTCGCATGAAATGGGCTTCGCGCGGCAGGCGGCGGATCGCTGCGTGCTGATGGATTCCGGAAAAATCGTTGAGGAAGGCCCGCGCGGCGAGCTGTTTACCAATCCAAAAGAGGAGCGGACGAAAATATTCTTGAGTAAAATTCTGTAA
- a CDS encoding amino acid ABC transporter permease, whose translation MSNESKKEASEPISGKIAKLPQAGELSAIDAWWGLVAVVFALILLLVIFRPDPYGRILTFVQDGIVVTIFITITTFALTMILGLICGLGRVSKNRVIYGVTSVYVEIIRGIPLLVQLLVWYFAVPALIVQVGNAIHFRPFQQYLANPIVMAIVGISICYAAYMAEIVRAGIEALPTGQMEAARSLGMTKSQSMRYVILPQAYRSIMPTIGNEFIALLKDSSLISVVSVADLTRRGREFLSFSSRPIETYLMMALLYLLMTLISARIARIVENKTKLEK comes from the coding sequence ATGAGCAATGAATCGAAAAAAGAAGCGAGCGAGCCGATTTCCGGCAAGATCGCGAAACTCCCGCAGGCTGGCGAGCTCTCTGCGATCGACGCGTGGTGGGGCCTGGTCGCCGTCGTATTTGCCCTGATCCTGTTGCTGGTGATCTTTCGGCCCGATCCGTACGGACGAATTTTAACCTTCGTTCAGGACGGAATTGTCGTGACGATTTTTATAACGATTACGACGTTTGCCCTGACGATGATTCTGGGATTGATCTGCGGTCTGGGGCGCGTATCGAAGAACCGGGTGATCTACGGGGTCACTTCGGTTTACGTTGAGATTATCCGCGGAATTCCGCTGCTGGTTCAGTTGCTGGTCTGGTACTTTGCGGTTCCGGCCCTGATCGTTCAGGTCGGGAACGCGATTCATTTCCGTCCGTTTCAGCAGTACCTCGCTAATCCGATTGTCATGGCGATTGTCGGGATTTCGATCTGCTACGCCGCGTACATGGCGGAAATCGTTCGCGCCGGAATTGAGGCGCTGCCAACGGGGCAGATGGAAGCGGCGCGGTCGCTGGGAATGACCAAGTCGCAATCGATGCGGTATGTGATCCTGCCGCAGGCGTACCGTTCGATCATGCCGACGATCGGCAACGAGTTTATCGCGCTCCTGAAGGACTCTTCGTTGATTTCGGTCGTCTCAGTCGCGGATCTGACGCGGCGCGGGCGGGAATTTCTCTCGTTCAGCTCTCGTCCGATTGAAACTTACCTGATGATGGCGCTGTTGTACTTGTTGATGACGCTGATCTCGGCGCGGATCGCCAGGATCGTCGAAAATAAGACGAAATTGGAGAAATAA
- a CDS encoding phosphopyruvate hydratase has product MHMETIIEQVYGREVLDSRGNPTVEVEVVLADGNYGRAAVPSGASTGIHEALELRDDDKERYGGKGTLKAVENVNNEIADELIGMDATDQIEIDRMMIDLDGTKNKGKLGANAILGTSLAVAKAAANSLGLPLYRYIGGVWAHTLPVPMMNILNGGAHTGWQSTDFQEFMVMPFGAESFAEGLRWGAEIYHKLKAVLKSRGYTTLVGDEGGYAPALKTNEEAVEVILEAIEKAGYKAGVDVAIALDPASSELYDEETKRYNLRKEGKMLSSDEMVAFWKNWIDKYPIVSIEDGLAQDDWDGWKKLVAEAGDRLQIVGDDLLVTNPERVRRAIKESAANALLVKFNQIGSLTETIESVETCQRNGWRAVTSHRSGETEDSTIADLSVALNMGQIKTGAPARSDRVAKYNQLLRIEEELGDAAVYAGWNALAFRANK; this is encoded by the coding sequence ATTCACATGGAAACAATTATCGAACAGGTATACGGACGAGAAGTCCTCGATTCACGGGGCAACCCGACGGTTGAAGTTGAAGTCGTTTTGGCCGACGGTAATTATGGCCGCGCCGCCGTTCCGTCAGGCGCTTCGACCGGTATTCATGAAGCGTTGGAGCTTCGCGACGACGATAAAGAACGCTATGGCGGTAAAGGGACGCTGAAAGCCGTCGAAAACGTTAATAACGAAATCGCCGACGAATTGATCGGAATGGACGCGACGGATCAGATCGAAATCGACCGCATGATGATCGATCTGGACGGAACGAAAAATAAAGGGAAACTGGGCGCGAACGCGATTTTAGGGACCTCGCTCGCGGTCGCGAAAGCGGCGGCCAACTCGTTAGGATTACCGCTCTACCGCTATATCGGCGGCGTCTGGGCGCATACGCTCCCGGTTCCGATGATGAATATTCTTAACGGCGGCGCGCATACCGGCTGGCAGTCGACTGACTTCCAGGAATTCATGGTCATGCCGTTTGGCGCTGAATCCTTCGCCGAAGGGCTCCGCTGGGGCGCGGAAATCTATCATAAGCTCAAAGCCGTTCTCAAGAGCCGCGGCTACACGACGCTCGTCGGCGACGAAGGCGGATACGCCCCTGCGTTGAAGACGAACGAAGAAGCCGTCGAAGTGATCCTTGAAGCGATCGAGAAGGCTGGATACAAGGCCGGCGTCGACGTCGCGATCGCGCTCGACCCCGCCAGCTCCGAACTCTACGACGAAGAAACAAAACGCTACAACCTGCGCAAAGAAGGCAAAATGCTTTCCAGCGACGAGATGGTCGCGTTCTGGAAGAACTGGATCGACAAGTATCCGATCGTCTCGATTGAAGACGGCCTGGCGCAGGACGACTGGGACGGATGGAAAAAGCTGGTCGCTGAAGCCGGGGACCGCCTCCAGATCGTCGGCGACGATCTCCTCGTGACCAATCCGGAACGCGTCCGCCGTGCGATCAAAGAATCCGCCGCCAACGCGCTCCTTGTCAAGTTCAACCAGATCGGTTCGCTGACCGAAACGATCGAATCCGTTGAAACCTGCCAGCGCAACGGATGGCGCGCGGTCACGTCGCATCGCTCCGGCGAAACCGAAGACAGCACGATCGCCGACCTGTCGGTTGCGCTCAACATGGGCCAGATCAAGACCGGCGCTCCTGCCCGGTCGGACCGTGTCGCGAAATACAACCAGCTGCTTCGGATCGAAGAAGAGCTGGGCGACGCCGCCGTTTACGCCGGTTGGAACGCGCTCGCTTTCCGGGCCAATAAGTAA
- a CDS encoding primosomal protein N', translated as MKLDRAANEVKSRDGRRIAKVLTAIPRGEGVFDYAVPESLRDRAALGSLVAVPLGGDYIQGMIIGFAASSEIDRLKEVLFLIDEAPIVTAAQLKLGFALAKWTLSPLSACMNVVMPEKIRRLSEAFLEIPPEILDAEPLQGRVFEDSLDPSAPIGDRVFCRLAELQRATGAAVPEKALTAEFPFEAELGKVIGRLIRSGKVARRLALKRPQDKKRTVKGVRLTEAGRAFAGERKGRLAKSEPAQTRRCEIVTWLRNQDSPAQAAEAIHACGGSTADLTALCKLGLAEIVELDVAREYTETLPEKYPAPSDIRLTEEQAAAVAAISYRLRGGDGDGAALIQGVTGSGKTEVYLRAAGEAIALGKQVLVLVPEIALTPQLAARFRARFPGQVAVYHSKLSEGQRFDAWNAGRSGRARVIVGTRSAFAVPLPDLGLILMDECHDDSYYQSESAPYFSAGPLAVAYGKIAGAAVVFGSATPTVAQRYKAERSGWTFLRMTARPGLATVPEATVVDLREELKDGNRSLFSRELVGAVNRTLSAGRQSILFMNRRGSFSYTFCAACGEAFKCPKCDLNLTLHQSTGRLECHFCGYKAAVPDVCPHCGSTEINRFSAGIEQVELLAKETFPQARILRMDSDMTGRKGAVEEILSRFMNREADMLIGTRMVSKGLDLPDVALVGVVLAEIGGGLLDYRVDEQIYQLMTQVIGRAGRGKTPGRAVLQTYQPERYSLAAAVAGDADAFYTQELAYRRRLGYPPFSRMARVLIISGSPERAQSRCLRVAAELRNVIAQRGGEIRLIGPTPCFYQKLNDRYRWQVVLRGARIADTLRGFNFGDARFEMDPVSLL; from the coding sequence ATGAAATTGGATCGCGCTGCGAATGAAGTGAAATCCCGGGACGGAAGAAGGATCGCGAAGGTTCTGACCGCGATTCCGCGGGGCGAGGGGGTCTTTGATTACGCGGTTCCCGAATCGCTTCGTGACCGGGCGGCGCTGGGAAGTCTCGTCGCGGTTCCGCTCGGCGGCGATTATATTCAGGGAATGATCATCGGTTTCGCGGCTTCGAGCGAGATTGACCGGCTGAAAGAGGTTCTTTTCCTGATCGATGAGGCTCCGATTGTTACTGCGGCCCAGTTGAAATTAGGGTTTGCCCTTGCGAAATGGACGCTTTCTCCGTTGTCCGCCTGCATGAATGTGGTGATGCCCGAGAAGATTCGGCGCTTATCCGAAGCGTTCCTTGAAATCCCGCCCGAGATCCTCGACGCGGAGCCTCTTCAGGGGCGCGTTTTCGAGGATTCCCTCGATCCATCGGCGCCGATCGGCGATCGCGTTTTCTGCAGGCTCGCCGAACTTCAACGTGCGACCGGCGCCGCGGTTCCGGAAAAAGCGCTGACGGCTGAATTTCCGTTCGAGGCTGAGCTGGGTAAAGTCATTGGCCGCCTGATCCGGTCGGGGAAAGTTGCGCGCCGGTTGGCTTTGAAAAGGCCGCAGGATAAGAAAAGGACGGTCAAAGGCGTTCGGCTTACGGAAGCGGGGCGGGCCTTCGCCGGGGAGCGGAAGGGGCGGCTGGCGAAATCCGAACCGGCTCAAACGCGGCGCTGTGAAATTGTAACCTGGCTGCGGAATCAGGATTCCCCGGCGCAGGCGGCGGAGGCGATTCATGCCTGCGGCGGGAGTACGGCTGATCTGACGGCGCTCTGTAAGCTGGGGCTGGCGGAAATCGTCGAGCTTGACGTCGCCCGGGAATATACGGAGACGCTCCCTGAGAAGTATCCGGCTCCGTCGGATATCCGGCTGACGGAGGAGCAGGCGGCCGCGGTCGCCGCGATTTCTTATCGGCTGCGAGGTGGAGATGGCGACGGCGCAGCGCTGATTCAGGGCGTTACTGGTTCCGGGAAGACCGAGGTCTATTTGCGCGCTGCCGGCGAGGCGATCGCGCTCGGAAAGCAGGTCCTGGTCCTGGTTCCGGAAATCGCCCTGACGCCGCAGCTCGCCGCACGTTTCCGCGCCCGGTTCCCGGGGCAGGTCGCAGTTTATCATTCGAAATTATCTGAAGGTCAGCGGTTCGACGCCTGGAACGCGGGACGATCCGGGCGTGCCCGCGTTATCGTCGGGACGCGTTCCGCCTTCGCCGTTCCGTTACCGGATTTGGGCCTGATCCTGATGGACGAGTGCCATGACGATTCGTATTATCAATCAGAAAGCGCGCCGTATTTCTCGGCGGGCCCACTGGCGGTCGCTTACGGGAAAATTGCCGGCGCGGCCGTCGTTTTCGGCTCGGCAACACCGACGGTCGCGCAGCGGTACAAGGCGGAGCGGTCCGGTTGGACTTTTTTGCGGATGACGGCGCGTCCCGGGCTGGCGACCGTCCCAGAGGCGACCGTTGTCGATCTTCGAGAGGAGCTTAAGGACGGGAATCGATCGCTTTTCAGCCGGGAATTGGTCGGCGCGGTGAACCGGACGCTTTCCGCGGGGCGTCAGTCGATCCTGTTCATGAACCGGCGCGGCTCGTTTTCTTATACGTTTTGCGCTGCCTGCGGCGAGGCGTTCAAGTGCCCGAAATGCGACCTGAATCTCACGCTGCATCAGTCGACCGGGCGGCTGGAATGCCATTTCTGCGGCTACAAGGCCGCGGTTCCCGACGTCTGTCCGCATTGCGGATCGACGGAGATCAATCGGTTCAGCGCTGGCATTGAACAGGTCGAGCTTCTCGCGAAAGAGACCTTCCCGCAGGCACGGATTTTGCGCATGGATTCGGATATGACCGGGCGAAAAGGCGCGGTCGAGGAGATTCTGTCGCGTTTCATGAACCGGGAGGCGGACATGTTGATCGGAACGCGGATGGTTTCGAAGGGGCTCGACTTACCCGACGTCGCGCTCGTCGGCGTCGTTCTCGCGGAGATTGGCGGCGGGCTGCTGGATTATCGCGTCGATGAGCAGATCTATCAGCTCATGACGCAGGTTATCGGACGCGCCGGGCGGGGAAAAACCCCCGGTCGCGCCGTACTGCAAACGTATCAGCCGGAGCGTTATTCGTTGGCTGCGGCGGTCGCGGGCGACGCCGACGCGTTCTATACGCAGGAGCTGGCGTATCGACGCAGGTTGGGGTACCCGCCGTTTTCGAGAATGGCGCGTGTTTTGATCATCAGCGGAAGCCCGGAGCGGGCTCAGTCCCGCTGTCTTCGCGTAGCGGCGGAGCTCCGAAACGTCATCGCGCAGCGCGGCGGAGAAATTCGCCTGATCGGTCCGACACCCTGTTTTTATCAGAAGCTGAACGATCGTTACCGCTGGCAGGTTGTCCTGCGCGGAGCGCGGATCGCCGATACGCTGCGTGGGTTTAATTTCGGCGATGCGCGTTTTGAAATGGACCCGGTCTCGCTGCTGTAG